The segment CAATTGCTGGACAACTTCTCGCTCGACACGCTGCGCCATATTTACGAGAACACGGAAATCGCTTGCAAGCAAGTCATCCTTGCCCGGCTGGATTCTCTCGCCGAAGACTACATCTACCCTTACTTTATATGATGACGCTTGACTTTTCTCCTGAGAACCGGGGCATGATTCGCCTGAAGTCCGAGACGTATGGCCGGTCTGTGCTCGGGGCACCCTTGCTGTATTTCCCGTCTTCGGAGCGTACGGATTTGCTTGTTATAGCCGGAATCCATGGGGAAGAGCCTGAGACGACGTTCCTCCTGAGTCGGGCTTTGCGCCATTTGCCACAGGCCTTGGAGCATACCGCAGTCGTGCTGTGTGCCAATCCGGACGGAGTGGTTCTCGGAACGCGAGGCAATGTAGCGGGTGTCGACCTCAACCGGAATTTTCCGACATCGAACTGGAAGCAGGGGTGTATCGGGTCGCGTTCTGTTCTGGAACGTGCTCGCGATACGGAACTTTCTACCGGGACGTGTCCTGCAAGCGAACCGGAAACCAAATTTTTGCTGGAACTCATCA is part of the uncultured Fibrobacter sp. genome and harbors:
- the mpaA gene encoding murein tripeptide amidase MpaA, which produces MMTLDFSPENRGMIRLKSETYGRSVLGAPLLYFPSSERTDLLVIAGIHGEEPETTFLLSRALRHLPQALEHTAVVLCANPDGVVLGTRGNVAGVDLNRNFPTSNWKQGCIGSRSVLERARDTELSTGTCPASEPETKFLLELIKNLRPKSILSIHAPLGCLDAREKTPLVIALQGVFGLPWVPDVGYETPGSLGTWCNENGTECVTLELPRMSLELLYDRYGEAFARFLAGPVPH